CTTGCGGCGAAGCGGCAAAGCCTGGAGCCATTCGCATGATCCGTCCCGCCCTCGCCCTTGTCGCCGCCGTCAGCCTGGCCCTGAGCGCCCTGCCGGCCTCGGCCCAGAACGCCTCGCAGATCTCCCAGGTGCGTCGCGGCGCCTCCTGCCCCGGCTGCAACCTGTTCCAGGGGGACTTCTCCGGCATGGAGAAGAGCGGGCTGAACCTGTCGGGCGCCCGCGTGCGTCAGGCGGACCTCAGCCTGTCGGTCATGAACCGCACCGACTTCCGCCGCGCCGACCTGCGCGACGTCGAGGCCTACGGCGCCGTCCTGTCGAGCTCGAACTTCACGGGCGCCGACCTGACCAACGCCAGCTTCGTCGGGACCTATCTGGAAGGCGCCGCCTTCGCCGGAGCCAGGCTGAACGGCGCGAACCTGTCGGGCGCCCAGCTGTCGCGCGCCACCGGCCTGACCCAGGGCCAGCTCAACCAGGCCTGCGGCGACGAGAACACGGTTCTGCCTTCCGGGCTGCGCATTCCCGCC
The nucleotide sequence above comes from Brevundimonas naejangsanensis. Encoded proteins:
- a CDS encoding pentapeptide repeat-containing protein, with amino-acid sequence MIRPALALVAAVSLALSALPASAQNASQISQVRRGASCPGCNLFQGDFSGMEKSGLNLSGARVRQADLSLSVMNRTDFRRADLRDVEAYGAVLSSSNFTGADLTNASFVGTYLEGAAFAGARLNGANLSGAQLSRATGLTQGQLNQACGDENTVLPSGLRIPAC